One part of the Arachidicoccus terrestris genome encodes these proteins:
- a CDS encoding APC family permease, with protein sequence MSNQKPAFKSSLNLMDATMIVAGSMIGSGIFIVSSDITRHVGSAGWMILVWVITGVMTILAAVSYGELSAMFPKAGGQYVYLKEAYNPLVGFLYGWSFFSVIQTGTIAAVGVAFSKFTAYLFPEVGENVILLDLGSIQISAAQILSIAIIILLTVVNSKGIRNGKIIQTFFTIIKILSLAGLILFGFMAFKADVWTANWQNALDLHMLNADGSFSDYTIMAAFGAVAAAMVGSVFSSVAWENVTFIAGEIKNPKKNVGMSLFLGTLLVTLLYLAINLVYLAVLPLHDIAYAQNDRVAVAASLQAFGPAGTLIIAIMIMISTFGCNNGLILAGARVYYTMAKDGLFFQKAGRLNKNEVPEFGLWIQCIVASLLCLSGKYGDLLNMVSFVVVLFYMLTIIGIFRLRKKMPDADRPYKAPLYPVLPALYVLISAAFCILLVFYTRDYVIGGLIIVAIGFPLYYMAKKNNAIKGVDNGRHGVEKPD encoded by the coding sequence ATGAGTAATCAGAAACCCGCATTTAAATCTTCATTGAACCTGATGGACGCAACAATGATTGTTGCCGGCTCTATGATCGGTTCGGGTATTTTTATTGTATCGTCAGACATCACGCGACATGTAGGAAGTGCCGGTTGGATGATCCTGGTATGGGTCATCACCGGAGTGATGACCATTCTTGCTGCTGTCAGCTATGGCGAGCTCAGTGCAATGTTTCCAAAAGCAGGTGGCCAGTACGTTTATCTGAAAGAGGCTTATAACCCCCTTGTGGGCTTTTTATACGGATGGAGCTTTTTCTCCGTAATCCAGACAGGAACGATTGCAGCGGTGGGCGTTGCCTTCAGTAAGTTTACGGCCTACCTGTTTCCTGAGGTGGGAGAAAACGTCATATTGCTAGATCTTGGCTCCATTCAGATCAGTGCGGCACAGATCCTATCTATTGCCATCATTATCCTTCTTACGGTTGTGAACTCCAAAGGCATCCGCAATGGTAAAATCATTCAAACCTTTTTTACAATTATTAAAATTCTATCTCTGGCCGGTCTGATCCTCTTTGGATTCATGGCCTTTAAGGCAGATGTGTGGACAGCCAACTGGCAAAATGCCCTGGATCTCCATATGCTAAACGCCGACGGAAGTTTTAGTGATTATACAATTATGGCAGCTTTCGGCGCCGTTGCCGCAGCAATGGTGGGCTCCGTATTTAGCAGCGTAGCCTGGGAAAATGTCACGTTTATTGCCGGAGAGATCAAAAACCCAAAAAAGAATGTCGGCATGAGCCTTTTTTTGGGCACCTTATTGGTCACACTTCTTTATCTGGCCATCAATCTGGTTTACCTTGCTGTATTGCCCTTACATGATATTGCCTACGCGCAAAATGACAGAGTAGCCGTAGCTGCATCACTGCAAGCCTTTGGCCCGGCCGGCACACTCATCATCGCGATCATGATAATGATCTCCACTTTTGGCTGCAATAACGGACTGATCCTGGCCGGGGCAAGGGTGTACTATACTATGGCCAAGGATGGATTGTTCTTTCAGAAGGCAGGTCGTCTGAATAAAAATGAAGTCCCTGAATTTGGTTTATGGATCCAATGCATAGTTGCCAGCCTGTTATGTCTGAGTGGCAAATATGGGGATCTGCTCAACATGGTCTCCTTTGTAGTCGTACTTTTTTACATGCTGACTATTATTGGCATCTTTCGGCTACGCAAAAAGATGCCAGATGCCGATCGACCTTACAAAGCCCCTTTATATCCAGTACTTCCCGCACTTTATGTACTTATTAGTGCTGCTTTTTGTATTCTATTGGTATTCTATACCAGAGATTATGTGATTGGTGGGCTAATTATTGTGGCTATCGGGTTCCCATTATATTATATGGCCAAAAAGAACAACGCGATCAAAGGGGTAGACAATGGCCGGCATGGAGTAGAAAAGCCGGATTAG
- the proS gene encoding proline--tRNA ligase yields the protein MSKEITSRNEDYSQWYNDLVIKGELADYSAVRGCMVIKPYGFALWENMRDVLDRMFKETGHVNAYFPLFVPKSLFEAEEKNAEGFAKECAVVTHYRLKGDPEQKGKLIVDPEARLEEELVVRPTSEAIIWNTYKTWIQSYRDLPLLINQWANVVRWEMRTRLFLRTAEFLWQEGHTAHATQQEAIEEAVKMLHVYGDFVEQYMAVPVIRGIKSESERFAGAVDTYCIEALMQDGKALQAGTSHFLGQNFAKAFDVKFSDRQNKLDYVWATSWGVSTRLIGGLVMAHSDDEGLILPPKIAPIQLVIVPICKGEEQKARIDGVILPLMDKLKQKGVRVKYDDTDNQRPGWKFAEYEKKGVPLRIAIGMRDLENNQAELARRDTREKATYSLDGLDEQIVSLLEAIQTSIFNKAKAFQQSRITPVDTWDEFVRLLDEQPGFLAAHWDGTVETEDKIKELTKATIRCIPLDNPEENGKCILTGNPSKQRVLFARAY from the coding sequence ATGAGTAAAGAAATAACATCCCGTAACGAAGACTATTCTCAGTGGTACAACGACCTGGTTATTAAAGGTGAACTGGCCGATTACAGTGCAGTTCGCGGCTGTATGGTCATTAAACCCTATGGATTTGCCTTATGGGAAAATATGAGGGATGTATTGGATCGTATGTTTAAGGAAACGGGCCACGTAAATGCCTATTTTCCGTTATTTGTCCCCAAGAGCCTTTTTGAAGCCGAGGAGAAAAACGCTGAGGGTTTTGCTAAAGAATGTGCGGTGGTTACCCATTATCGTTTAAAGGGTGACCCTGAGCAAAAAGGAAAACTGATCGTTGATCCCGAAGCCCGACTGGAAGAAGAACTGGTGGTTCGTCCTACCTCTGAAGCCATTATCTGGAATACCTATAAAACCTGGATTCAATCCTATAGGGATCTTCCGCTACTCATTAATCAGTGGGCCAACGTTGTGCGTTGGGAAATGCGTACCCGGCTGTTTTTACGTACTGCAGAATTCTTATGGCAAGAAGGGCATACCGCACATGCCACCCAACAAGAAGCAATTGAAGAAGCCGTAAAAATGCTCCATGTTTATGGCGATTTTGTAGAACAATACATGGCTGTGCCAGTCATCAGGGGGATCAAGAGTGAAAGTGAACGATTTGCCGGAGCGGTGGATACCTATTGTATTGAAGCACTTATGCAGGACGGGAAGGCGCTGCAGGCAGGCACTTCACATTTTCTGGGTCAGAACTTTGCGAAGGCTTTTGACGTTAAATTCAGTGACAGGCAAAATAAGCTGGATTATGTATGGGCTACGAGCTGGGGAGTATCCACGCGGCTGATCGGTGGCTTGGTCATGGCCCATAGTGATGATGAAGGATTGATATTACCTCCAAAGATTGCTCCTATTCAGCTTGTTATTGTTCCTATATGCAAAGGTGAAGAACAAAAGGCCCGGATTGACGGAGTCATTTTACCTTTAATGGACAAGTTAAAGCAAAAAGGAGTCCGCGTGAAATATGATGATACTGATAACCAACGGCCGGGGTGGAAATTTGCCGAATATGAGAAAAAAGGCGTTCCGCTGAGAATAGCCATTGGTATGCGAGACCTGGAAAACAACCAAGCCGAGCTTGCTCGTCGTGATACCCGGGAAAAAGCAACCTATTCTTTGGATGGCCTGGATGAACAGATCGTCTCCTTACTGGAGGCAATCCAGACCAGCATTTTTAATAAAGCGAAAGCATTTCAGCAGTCCCGCATCACACCTGTAGACACTTGGGATGAGTTTGTGCGCTTACTGGATGAGCAGCCCGGTTTCCTTGCAGCCCATTGGGATGGCACTGTTGAAACAGAAGACAAAATAAAAGAGCTGACCAAGGCCACTATTCGTTGTATCCCACTCGATAATCCTGAGGAAAATGGCAAATGTATCCTGACAGGCAATCCCAGCAAACAGCGGGTATTATTCGCCCGCGCCTATTAA
- a CDS encoding Smr/MutS family protein, translating to MKYEVGDEILVLQTSEEGRVLEILNPEMVIVEVRGVKFPIYTDQIDFPYFKRFSQKPLVSAPKKEKAFIDQIPIEKKTQTNHIKAENGTWLTLLPKYSLDEFGDDIVDYFKIYLVNHTQDAMQFYYRYEKNGQVDFELKSEVLPHKDVYIHDMDFSDLNDYPHFEIEFSLSKKDDKRADYFETQLKLKPKQVFNKVEEIKDKNEPTISYRLLDKYPVREKQVKEQMDLSSLSKVGYKVVPAKKFKETLPPVRSVVDLHIDKIIDDPKGLSHFEMLQLQLREFEKWYDIAVMNRQPNLIIIHGVGKGKLKEEIHQLLKSRREVKSFVNQFDHRFGFGATEIFFQY from the coding sequence ATGAAATATGAAGTTGGAGACGAAATCCTCGTGTTACAGACAAGTGAAGAAGGCCGCGTGCTGGAAATTTTAAATCCAGAGATGGTCATCGTAGAAGTACGTGGTGTCAAGTTCCCTATATATACTGATCAGATCGATTTCCCTTATTTTAAAAGGTTCTCTCAGAAGCCTCTCGTATCGGCACCCAAAAAAGAAAAAGCTTTTATTGATCAGATCCCTATTGAAAAGAAAACGCAAACGAATCATATTAAAGCTGAAAACGGGACCTGGCTGACCTTATTGCCAAAATATTCACTGGATGAATTTGGTGATGACATTGTGGATTATTTTAAAATCTACCTGGTCAACCATACTCAGGATGCCATGCAGTTTTATTACAGGTATGAGAAAAATGGTCAGGTCGATTTTGAATTGAAATCAGAAGTGCTTCCTCATAAAGATGTCTATATTCATGACATGGATTTTTCTGATTTAAATGATTACCCCCATTTTGAAATAGAATTCTCCCTATCCAAAAAAGACGATAAGAGGGCTGATTATTTTGAAACTCAGTTAAAATTAAAACCGAAGCAGGTATTTAATAAAGTAGAGGAGATCAAGGACAAAAACGAACCGACTATCTCCTACCGTTTACTGGACAAATACCCAGTTAGGGAGAAGCAGGTAAAAGAACAAATGGACCTTAGCTCCCTGAGCAAAGTCGGGTACAAGGTTGTTCCTGCAAAAAAGTTCAAAGAAACCCTGCCGCCTGTTCGGAGTGTGGTGGATCTGCATATTGATAAAATCATAGATGATCCCAAAGGTCTCTCCCATTTTGAAATGCTGCAGCTGCAGCTAAGAGAATTCGAAAAATGGTATGATATCGCAGTGATGAACCGCCAGCCTAATTTGATTATTATCCACGGAGTAGGCAAAGGCAAACTAAAAGAAGAGATCCATCAGCTGCTCAAGAGCCGCAGAGAGGTAAAAAGCTTTGTTAACCAGTTTGATCATCGTTTCGGGTTTGGCGCAACAGAGATTTTCTTCCAATATTAA
- a CDS encoding aspartate kinase encodes MRVFKFGGASVQDVDHVKHVGKILEQNAEEPTLIIISAMGKTTNALETVATAFFDGRKDDALRLFGDIRKQHLTLAKYLLVLEFNPCIAQLADFFTEVEWLLHDKPVREYSYYYDQIVSVGELMSTCIISYYLKEIRLNTVWLDVRDILRTDNHFQEGIVDWEFTENATKTQLLPLFNKANFVVTQGFIGSTDQCENTTLGREGSDFSAAIFANILNTNGLTIWKDVEGIMNADPRLFPEATYIPQLSYKEVIEMAYYGAQVIHPKTIKPLQNKNIPLHVKCFLDTGLPGTLIDQHPTKDLPPILINKHQQVLIHLRTLDFSFIEEKPMSRLYKIFRELKIKPNLIQTGAISLEVAVDDHAEKIEQFAQSASEWFDVQVQRGLSLFTIRHHNDVAKSRYLSNKRQVLYQENELHLQVLYEAQ; translated from the coding sequence ATGCGGGTATTTAAATTTGGGGGTGCCAGTGTTCAGGATGTCGATCATGTAAAACATGTGGGCAAAATTTTGGAACAGAATGCCGAAGAGCCGACACTGATCATTATCTCTGCAATGGGAAAAACGACAAATGCGCTGGAAACTGTGGCCACTGCTTTTTTTGATGGCAGGAAAGATGATGCACTCAGGCTTTTCGGTGACATCCGCAAACAACATCTAACGCTGGCAAAGTATCTGTTAGTACTGGAATTTAACCCCTGTATAGCCCAACTGGCTGATTTTTTTACAGAAGTTGAATGGTTGCTTCATGATAAACCTGTTAGAGAATACAGCTATTATTATGATCAGATTGTCAGTGTAGGTGAATTGATGAGCACCTGTATTATCAGCTATTACCTTAAAGAGATCCGGCTAAATACTGTCTGGCTCGATGTGAGAGATATACTGCGTACGGACAATCATTTTCAGGAAGGCATTGTCGACTGGGAATTTACAGAAAATGCTACTAAAACCCAGCTATTACCACTGTTCAATAAGGCGAATTTTGTCGTTACACAAGGGTTCATCGGTTCTACAGACCAGTGTGAGAACACAACACTGGGCAGAGAAGGTAGCGATTTCAGCGCCGCTATATTTGCCAATATACTGAACACAAACGGCCTGACCATCTGGAAAGACGTGGAAGGTATCATGAACGCCGATCCAAGGCTATTTCCGGAAGCAACATACATTCCGCAACTGAGTTATAAAGAAGTTATTGAAATGGCCTATTACGGCGCTCAGGTCATACATCCAAAAACCATCAAGCCATTGCAGAATAAAAACATTCCCCTGCATGTCAAGTGTTTTCTGGATACGGGATTGCCAGGGACACTGATCGACCAGCATCCTACAAAAGATCTGCCACCGATCCTGATTAATAAACACCAGCAGGTGTTAATTCATTTACGGACACTGGACTTTTCATTTATTGAGGAAAAGCCTATGAGCCGGTTATATAAGATATTCAGGGAACTTAAAATAAAGCCTAATCTGATTCAAACCGGAGCCATCAGTCTGGAAGTCGCTGTAGACGACCATGCGGAAAAAATTGAACAATTTGCTCAAAGTGCCAGCGAATGGTTTGATGTTCAGGTTCAAAGGGGACTGAGCTTATTTACCATCCGCCATCATAACGATGTTGCGAAAAGCCGGTATCTCAGCAACAAAAGGCAGGTGCTCTACCAAGAAAATGAGTTGCATTTGCAGGTATTATACGAAGCACAATAG
- a CDS encoding MFS transporter codes for MVSNRIQNKNVILLVLVASLGYFVDIYDLLIFSIVRIQSLKDIGIPDREMRQMGEYILNMQMGGLLIGGIIWGVMGDRYGRIKVLFGSILLYSIANICNGLVHDVNTYAFIRFIAGIGLAGELGAGITLVAETMPREKRGYGTMMVAVVGLFGAVAAKGVSHYFDWRNAYFVGGGLGILLLFLRLGIFESGMFEQAAKDKNIKKGSLGMLMGNKDRLVKYIHCILIGLPLWFVVGILLTQAPEIGHQLNAKGTLDAGSGIMFAYIGISFGDLIAGLLSQWMKSRKKVILIFCLFTLASCSYYLSYKGITPTQFNYLAFIIGVGVGYWANFVTIAAEQFGTNLRATVTTTVPNFVRGALIPITLLFEFFVKHFKLIPAAYIMLFFLVAIALFSLSRLKESFHKDLDYMEEDAVPAV; via the coding sequence ATGGTCTCAAACCGGATTCAAAACAAAAATGTTATTTTACTGGTACTGGTAGCCTCTCTCGGCTATTTTGTTGACATCTACGACCTGTTAATCTTTTCCATTGTCCGGATCCAGAGCCTGAAAGACATCGGTATCCCCGATCGTGAAATGCGCCAGATGGGTGAATACATCCTTAACATGCAAATGGGTGGCCTGCTCATTGGCGGCATTATCTGGGGCGTTATGGGCGACAGATATGGCCGGATCAAAGTGCTGTTCGGATCCATCCTTTTATATTCGATAGCCAATATCTGCAATGGCCTGGTGCACGATGTCAATACCTATGCTTTTATTCGTTTTATTGCAGGTATTGGTCTGGCCGGGGAATTAGGTGCCGGTATCACGCTGGTCGCCGAGACGATGCCCAGGGAAAAGCGAGGGTATGGTACGATGATGGTCGCTGTAGTAGGATTGTTCGGCGCAGTAGCCGCCAAGGGAGTCTCACATTATTTTGATTGGCGTAATGCCTATTTTGTAGGTGGTGGTCTGGGCATCCTATTGTTATTCTTACGGTTAGGCATTTTCGAGTCAGGGATGTTTGAACAGGCCGCCAAAGATAAAAACATCAAAAAAGGCAGCCTGGGTATGCTTATGGGCAATAAAGACCGACTTGTCAAATACATCCATTGTATTCTCATCGGGCTTCCTTTATGGTTTGTCGTAGGCATCCTTCTCACGCAGGCCCCCGAAATAGGCCATCAATTAAATGCAAAAGGTACGTTGGATGCCGGCAGTGGTATCATGTTTGCCTATATAGGCATTTCTTTTGGAGATCTGATTGCAGGACTCCTATCTCAATGGATGAAATCCAGGAAAAAAGTCATTTTGATATTTTGTTTATTTACATTGGCAAGCTGTTCTTACTATCTCAGCTATAAAGGCATTACGCCTACCCAGTTCAATTACCTGGCCTTTATCATTGGCGTCGGTGTCGGATATTGGGCCAACTTTGTAACCATTGCCGCAGAACAGTTTGGCACCAACCTTCGTGCAACGGTGACCACCACTGTACCAAACTTTGTAAGAGGTGCATTGATTCCAATCACACTCCTATTTGAATTTTTTGTAAAGCATTTTAAATTGATTCCGGCAGCTTACATTATGTTATTTTTTTTGGTAGCCATTGCGCTTTTTTCGCTAAGCAGACTCAAGGAATCCTTCCACAAGGATTTGGATTATATGGAAGAAGATGCAGTGCCTGCCGTATAG
- a CDS encoding ABC transporter ATP-binding protein — MAQPIISVRDLVKNYGDFKAVKGISFDVMQGEIFGLLGPNGAGKSTTLEIIETLRPKTSGKVMVDGIDLDSRPGAIKKIIGVQLQAAGYYPGLNLQELVQMFAGLYNQQVDSLELLDTVQLRDKAKSKFKQLSGGQKQRFSIATTLINKPKIIFLDEPTTGLDPQARRNLWELIRDIKGRGTTVILTTHYMDEAEFLCDRVAIVDAGSIISLATPDQMIDDLVATGFERPKQVKMANLEDVFLHLTGKSLRDI; from the coding sequence ATGGCACAACCGATTATTTCCGTACGGGATCTTGTTAAGAACTATGGTGATTTTAAAGCTGTTAAGGGGATTTCTTTTGATGTTATGCAAGGCGAGATCTTCGGGCTTTTGGGGCCTAACGGGGCCGGAAAGTCGACTACACTGGAAATCATTGAGACGCTCAGGCCTAAGACCAGCGGCAAGGTTATGGTAGATGGAATTGATCTGGACAGCCGGCCCGGCGCTATCAAAAAGATTATCGGCGTACAGTTGCAGGCTGCCGGTTATTACCCCGGGCTGAACTTACAGGAACTGGTTCAGATGTTTGCCGGTCTGTATAATCAGCAGGTAGACTCTCTGGAGCTACTGGATACGGTCCAGTTAAGAGATAAGGCCAAAAGTAAATTCAAACAGCTGAGCGGCGGACAGAAACAACGTTTTTCCATAGCCACGACCCTCATCAATAAACCGAAAATTATTTTCCTGGATGAACCCACTACCGGACTGGACCCACAGGCCAGACGTAACTTATGGGAGTTGATCCGGGATATTAAGGGGCGAGGTACGACTGTAATACTTACGACACATTATATGGATGAAGCCGAGTTTCTGTGCGACAGGGTTGCCATCGTGGATGCAGGTAGTATTATTTCGCTCGCTACGCCCGATCAAATGATCGATGATCTGGTGGCCACAGGATTTGAAAGACCGAAGCAGGTCAAAATGGCTAATCTGGAAGATGTATTCCTTCATCTGACGGGTAAATCCTTGCGGGATATATAG
- a CDS encoding class I SAM-dependent methyltransferase: MDQDLVNYYRDRAQEYEKVYHKPERQADLKKLISVLQSLFFHKEVLEIACGTGYWTERIAQTANSILATDINKTVIDIAKNKRYKSCVTFEVSDIYDLNPIRKHESLFGGFIWSHILLQELDHFITKVSGLVKPGGTLVFIDNNYIEGSSHMITKSDDRGNTYQTRTLETGASHLVLKNFPTREFVIRQLSGIAAETAYINLRYYWIVRVRLLQ, from the coding sequence ATGGATCAAGACCTTGTTAATTACTATAGAGACCGGGCGCAGGAATATGAAAAGGTTTACCATAAACCTGAAAGGCAGGCTGATTTAAAAAAGCTCATCAGCGTTTTGCAGTCTTTATTCTTTCATAAAGAAGTTTTGGAAATCGCCTGCGGAACCGGGTATTGGACGGAAAGAATTGCTCAGACGGCAAACTCAATTTTGGCTACCGACATCAATAAAACAGTAATCGACATTGCAAAAAACAAACGATATAAAAGCTGTGTAACTTTTGAAGTTTCTGATATTTATGATTTAAACCCAATCAGAAAACATGAAAGTCTGTTTGGCGGATTTATCTGGAGTCATATACTGTTACAGGAACTGGATCATTTTATCACCAAGGTATCCGGGCTGGTAAAACCTGGAGGGACTCTGGTTTTCATCGATAATAATTATATTGAAGGCAGTAGTCACATGATTACTAAGTCAGATGATCGCGGCAATACCTATCAGACCAGAACCCTGGAAACCGGGGCTTCGCACTTGGTTTTAAAGAATTTCCCGACAAGAGAATTTGTTATCAGGCAATTATCGGGTATCGCGGCAGAAACAGCCTATATCAATCTTAGATATTATTGGATTGTAAGAGTCAGGCTTCTCCAATGA
- a CDS encoding DUF4870 domain-containing protein: protein MANTSILGQESEPLTPPTQDEKTLGLLAHLITFVSTFLGPLIIYLLKKNESEFVREHAKESLNFQITVALVCLILFISIIGILLLWAVGIIAVVLVVVATIRASEGKLYRYPFSLRII from the coding sequence ATGGCAAATACATCAATTTTGGGCCAGGAATCAGAACCATTGACGCCTCCCACACAGGATGAAAAAACACTGGGGTTACTGGCACATCTCATTACTTTCGTCAGCACATTCCTAGGGCCGCTTATTATCTATCTGCTTAAAAAGAATGAATCGGAATTCGTCAGGGAACATGCCAAAGAGTCCCTGAATTTCCAGATCACGGTTGCCTTGGTTTGTCTTATACTTTTTATTTCTATCATCGGTATTCTTCTGCTGTGGGCTGTGGGCATTATCGCTGTAGTCTTAGTGGTTGTAGCCACAATACGTGCATCAGAAGGCAAATTATACCGGTATCCTTTTTCCCTGCGAATTATCTGA
- a CDS encoding AAA family ATPase — protein sequence MSCQHPLNIVVIGPESTGKSSLCQALAVYYDNLWCPEYARQYLEEKPSEFHYTREDLLVIAKEQLQQEKLYMLKARERNDRFLFIDTDMYVIKVWSEVAFQKCDHWILEQIARRQYDYYLLCDIDLPWTEDPLREYPDPAMRQHLFKHYQDLLHHQNTPFSVIHGADSSRIENAVQALEQQFP from the coding sequence ATGAGCTGTCAACATCCCCTTAATATTGTGGTGATCGGGCCGGAAAGTACCGGCAAATCCAGCCTTTGCCAGGCATTGGCGGTATACTATGATAACCTCTGGTGCCCGGAATATGCCCGGCAGTATCTGGAAGAAAAACCGTCTGAATTTCATTATACAAGAGAAGATCTGCTGGTGATTGCCAAAGAGCAATTGCAACAGGAAAAGTTATATATGCTGAAGGCCAGGGAAAGGAATGACCGGTTTTTATTCATTGATACCGATATGTATGTCATAAAGGTCTGGAGTGAGGTCGCTTTCCAAAAATGTGATCACTGGATACTGGAACAAATTGCCAGGCGACAATATGACTATTACTTGTTGTGTGACATAGATCTTCCATGGACAGAAGATCCATTAAGGGAGTATCCTGATCCGGCGATGCGCCAGCATCTTTTTAAGCATTATCAGGATCTGCTTCATCACCAAAATACGCCCTTTTCAGTAATTCATGGAGCGGATAGCTCAAGAATAGAAAACGCGGTTCAGGCGCTGGAGCAGCAGTTTCCCTAA
- a CDS encoding YfiT family bacillithiol transferase, with protein sequence MSAMQTENLDQLQHLRYPIGQFEPQPYSDAQKAKWVSDVQSLPALLEIAVQNLDAPALHTPYREGGWTIQQVVHHVADSHINAYIRLKMTLTEDKPIIKPYEEGLWAELEDTKGLPINISLTLLHSLHLRWVKIYESLKEEHWKRSMIHPATQKEITLWEQLGLYSWHGRHHLAHVMGLKERMGW encoded by the coding sequence ATGTCAGCAATGCAAACCGAAAACCTAGATCAATTGCAACACCTGCGGTACCCTATCGGGCAATTTGAACCGCAACCCTATAGTGATGCACAGAAAGCCAAATGGGTTTCTGATGTGCAGTCCCTGCCAGCCCTATTGGAGATTGCTGTCCAGAATCTGGATGCTCCCGCGCTGCATACGCCTTATAGAGAAGGGGGATGGACAATTCAGCAGGTAGTGCATCATGTAGCCGACAGCCACATCAATGCTTATATACGGCTAAAAATGACATTGACAGAAGACAAGCCGATTATTAAGCCTTATGAAGAAGGGCTATGGGCAGAATTGGAAGACACAAAAGGACTCCCGATTAATATATCCCTGACTTTATTACATAGTCTGCACCTACGGTGGGTAAAGATCTATGAGTCTTTAAAAGAGGAGCATTGGAAGCGGTCCATGATTCATCCGGCAACACAAAAAGAGATTACTTTATGGGAGCAACTCGGCCTATATAGCTGGCATGGCAGACATCATCTGGCCCATGTAATGGGTTTAAAAGAACGAATGGGCTGGTAG
- a CDS encoding NUDIX hydrolase — translation MQDHENIDRLKWKTLDSTYLFKENWFTVRKDKCQRADGKIIDPYYVFEFPEWVTALAVTADNKVLMVRQYRHALGEVGLELPGGCVDDTDENYEDAIRRELLEETGYAFESAHYLGKISANPSTNSNLMHMFVATGGQKIKDQDLDDNEQIDVLTLSFEELNTLIEEKRIAQAMHISTILYGLRYLGKLTIHP, via the coding sequence ATGCAAGATCATGAGAATATTGATAGATTGAAATGGAAGACCCTGGATTCAACATATCTGTTTAAAGAAAACTGGTTTACTGTTCGAAAAGATAAATGTCAACGGGCAGATGGCAAGATCATTGATCCTTATTACGTATTTGAATTTCCTGAATGGGTTACAGCTCTCGCTGTAACAGCTGATAATAAGGTTTTGATGGTCAGGCAATATCGCCATGCGCTTGGAGAAGTAGGATTGGAACTGCCAGGTGGATGTGTAGATGATACTGATGAAAATTATGAAGACGCAATCCGCAGAGAACTGCTGGAAGAAACCGGCTATGCATTCGAATCTGCACATTATTTAGGAAAGATCTCAGCCAATCCCTCTACCAACAGCAACCTGATGCATATGTTTGTAGCCACCGGCGGGCAAAAAATCAAGGACCAGGATTTGGATGATAATGAACAGATAGATGTCCTCACCTTGTCGTTTGAAGAGCTAAATACCTTGATTGAAGAGAAACGGATTGCTCAGGCAATGCATATTTCTACGATTTTATATGGACTCAGATATCTGGGTAAGCTCACTATACATCCCTGA